One region of Emys orbicularis isolate rEmyOrb1 chromosome 4, rEmyOrb1.hap1, whole genome shotgun sequence genomic DNA includes:
- the LOC135877448 gene encoding olfactory receptor 8U9-like encodes MEKGNHSEATEFILSGLTDRPELQVPLFVLFLLIYGITLVGNGGMILLITIDPRLHTPMYFFLSNLSFCDLCFSSMISPKMLLNFLAEKKSISYTACTVQMYLFLSFADVECLLLAVMAYDRYVAICKPLLYTFTMSRQLCKGLVAGVYAVGVIDSMIHTFCTLHLSFCSSNIINHFFCDIPQLLALSCSDTRINEIVMFAFVGCILVSSFVTVLLSYVYIISTILQIRSAEGRHKAFSTCTFHLIAVVLFYGIQLFMCLRPTSSYYMDTDKVASVFYMLVIPMLNPLIYSLRNTEVKDALRKAMKKLLTNS; translated from the coding sequence ATGGAAAAGGGAAATCACTCGGAGGCGACTGAGTTCATTCTCTCAGGACTGACAGATCGTCCGGAGCTGCAGGTTCCCCTGTTTGTGCTGTTCCTACTGATTTATGGTATCACCCTGGTGGGAAATGGGGGGATGATCTTGTTAATCACGATTGATCCCCGACTCCACACCCCAATGTACTTTTTCCTCAGTAATTTGTCTTTCTGTGACCTCTGCTTTTCCTCGATGATTTCCCCTAAGATGCTGTTGAATTTCTTAGCCGAGAAGAAAAGCATTTCTTACACTGCCTGCACTGTGCAAATgtatctctttctctcttttgcagATGTTGAGTGCCTCTTGCTGGCTGTGATGGCATATGACCGTTATGTGGCCATCTGTAAGCCACTGCTCTACACGTTCACCATGTCCAGGCAGCTTTGTAAAGGGCTGGTGGCTGGGGTATATGCTGTGGGCGTGATAGATTCAATGATACACACGTTTTGTACACTTCATTTGTCATTCTGCAGCTCCAACATCATCAATCATTTCTTCTGTGATATCCCCCAATTGCTGGCGCTTTCCTGCTCTGACACCCGCATCAACGAGATTGTGATGTTTGCCTTCGTTGGCTGTATTCTAGTGAGCAGCTTTGTGACTGTCCTCCTCTCCTATGTCtatatcatctccaccatcctgcagATCCGCTCCGCCGAGGGCCGAcacaaagccttctccacctgcacttTCCACTTGATCGCTGTGGTCCTGTTTTATGGCATCCAACTTTTCATGTGTTTACGTCCCACCTCCAGCTATTACATGGACACAGATAAAGTGGCCTCAGTGTTTTACATGCTGGTGATCCCCATGTtgaaccccctcatctacagcctgaggaacacgGAGGTGAAGGATGCCCTGAGGAAAGCAATGAAGAAACTCCTAACCAATTCCTGA